GGAGCCCCCCCTCGGAGAGCTCCTCCTGTATCGCGTCCACGGTGCGCACCATGCGCGGATCGTCCCAGGCGAGAAAGCCGGTCATCGGCATCAGCAGCAGGGAAGCGTCGAGCTCCCTCCCTCCGAAATATTGCACGAAGATCCCGCGCTCCCGGTCGTACCCCTCGTTCTCCACACTCTCCCCGATATCCCGGGCAAGGGCGCTCCACTCCTCCAGCGGAGCCTCGCGCCCGAGCTCCCTTGCCAGGGAAACGGCCCTGTCGACCGCGGCCCAGCACATGACCTTCGAGAAGACGAAGTGGCGCGCCTGCCCGCGCATCTCCCAGATGCCGTGGTCTTTCCTGCGCCAGTTGCGGGCGACCGCGCCGACGAGGTGAGTCAGGAAGTCCCAGTAGTCGTCGTCGGGTGAGGCGCCGAGCTGGTGCCAGCGCCAGGCGTGGTCGAGGAGCTCGCCGTACACGTCGAGCTGCAGCTGGCGTGAGGCGACGTTCCCCACCCGCACCGGTGCTGCCCCGTCGTACCCCTCCAGCGTCGCCACCCGGTACTCCTCCAGGTGCCTCTCCCCTCCGACACCGAACATGATCTGCAACTCGTCGACGCTTCCGGCGGTGGAGCGCTCTATGAAACGGCGAAAGGCGTCCGATTCCTCGTGGTAGCCGATCTCGGTGAGGGCGCGGACGGTGAAGACCGAATCACGGATCCAGGAATAGCGGTAGTCCCAGTTGCGCGGCCCCCCCGGCGCTTCCGGGAGGGAGGTCGTCGCGGCCGCCGCTATGGCCCCCGTCGCGCAGTTGGAGAGCCCCTTCAGGACGAGCGCGGAGCGCAGGACGAGGTCGGGAGCGGCGGTAGTCGTCTTCTCCGACTGGCACCACCCCCGCCACCACCGTACCGACTCCTCGAAGCGCCACTCCATTTCCGCGACATCCGGGGGATCGACGGCATCCCCGTCGAGGAGCTCCGGCGGCCGGTGCAGGATGGAGACCCGGCGGCGCTCCCCGGAGGAGAGGGTAACGGTGGCGCCGAGGGCGTGGCGGTCGACCTGCTCCAGCGGGAGGTCGCCGGAGAGAAGGAGCCCGTTGCACCCCCCAAGCGCGATGAAGCTCTCCTTGCGGTATCTCTTGATCCACGGCTGGATACCGCCGTAGTCGAAACGGGGCACGATCGTCACCCGGACGGGGACCTCCCCCTCGACCCCCTCCACGATGCGCAGAAGCTGCTGGTACGACTGCATGACTCGTCCCCCCCCGACGGGGAAGAGGTCGAGAAGCCGGACGCTCCCGCTCTCCGTGGTGAAGACCGTCTCCAGGATGAGGGTGTGCTGCAGGTAGGAGCGTCGAACCCGGTACGGGGCGAGGGGGGCGATCCTGAAGAAGCCGCCGGTCTGCCAGCCGAGGAGACGTCCGAAGCAGGAGGGGGAGTCTACTCGCGGGATGCAGCACCAGTCCACGGAGCCGTCCCTGGAGACGAGGGCGGTGCAGGAACAGTCGGCAATGAAGCCATAGTCGCTGATCGGCGGGTACGGCTCGCCGCTCCGTAAGAGGTGCTCTTCCATGGGGTCACCGTGCGCGGTGGGGGCGATGCAGAAGTGGCTCGCAGCAAGGTACGGGCGCATTTCTAGCCTATCGGAAAAGGTATGCAAGTCAAAAGGGGGGCGCTGCGCGTGCCGTCTCCCCTCCATTGACACTCACCTTTGCTGTCAGTAGTCTTTAGTAAGATCGCGGTTTTGCGGCGCCGCGAGTGGGAGAAGGACCCGCGCCACCATGCCGAAGACCCTCACCATCATGACCTACAACGTCCACAGCAGTATCGGCATGGACGGCAAGGCCTCGCCGCTGCGCATCGCCGAGGTCATCGACGTCCTGAACCCCGACGTGGTGGCGATGCAGGAACTCGACGCCCGGCTCGTGCGCACCGACATGATCGACCAGGCGCATCTCATCGCCCGCACCCTGCAGATGTACTACCACTTCCACCCCTCCCTCCAGGTGGAGGAGGGGGAAGGGGAGTACGGCAACGCCATCCTGAGCCGCTTTCCGGTGCGCCTCGTGAAAGCGGGGCCCCTGCCGGAGGAACCGGTGCACGCCTCCTTTGAACGGCGCGGCGCGCTCTGGACGGAGATCGAGGTGGAGGGGAGCCCGCTGCAGATAGTTACCACCCATTTCGGGCTGAACCGCCGGGAGCGGCTCCTGCAGGCCCAGGCGATCACCGGGGAGGAATGGATCGGGAGCACGGGGTGCACCCCCCCGCTCGTCCTCTGTGGCGACTTCAACGCGGTGCCGGGTTCCGGTGCCTACCGGAGGCTCACGAAAGGGCTGCGCGACGCCCAGCGGGAGCTGCAGTGGCAGATGCCGTTCGGCACCTGGCCGGTGCGCTTCCCGATGCTGCGCATAGACCATCTCTTCATATCCGAGGGGCTCGCCGTCCGTGCCGTGAAGGTCCCCCGTACCCCCCTTACCAGGGTCGCCTCCGACCATCTCCCCCTTCTGGTAACAGTGGAGCTTTTATGAGCATCGTGAAGTCCGGGATCAACTGCAAGGGGGTGTACGAGACGGGAGGAAGCGGCGTCATCATCGACTCCCGCGACTACTACCGCGCCTTCTACCATACCGCGCGCCAGGCCCGCCACTACATCCTTCTGGCCGGGTGGCAGTTCGACTCTGAGGTGGCCCTGCTGCGCGGGGAGGAGGCGGCCCTCGCCGACCGCGACGTCCGCTTCCTGCACTTTCTGGAGGAGCTCTGCGAGAAGTCACCCGATCTGGAGGTGTACATACTCGCCTGGGACTTCAGCGTGATCTTTTCGCTGGAGCGGGAATGGTTTCAGACCCTCATCTTCGACTGGTCCACCATTGACCGGCTGCACTTCCGCTTCGACGGGAAGCATGCGGTAGGGGCTACCCACCACCAGAAGTTCGTGATCGTCGACGGGCAGATCGCCTTCCTCGGCGGAATGGACATCTGCGCCTCCCGCTGGGACGACCGCCTGCACCTGGAGAAGAATCCGCTGAGGGTCGATGCGGACGGGACCGCCTACGGCGGATACCACGATATACAGTCGTACCACACCGGCCCGGTGGTAAAGGAGCTCATCGCCCTGTTCGCGCAGCGCTGGCTCGACTCGGGAGGGGATGCCCTGATCTTCCCGACGGTGACCGCCCCTCTCGACCTCGGGGGGGTGCGCGGCATCCCGATAACGGCCGGCACCGTCGCCGTGAGCCGCACCCAGGCGCTCAACCTGGAACCGCCGCAGCCGGAGATTCACGAGATCCGCCGCCTCTTCATCGACGCCATCCTCTCCGCGCAGCGGCTGATCTACCTGGAAAACCAGTACTTCAGCTCGCAGGCGTGCTACTGGGCGCTCGTGCAGAGGATGACGGCGCCGGAGCGCCCGAAGCTGCAGATCGTCCTCGTCCTGCCGCAGCTTCTTCCCTTCACCGAGGAGCTTTTCCTGGGGGTCCCCCAGATGAGGATGCTGCGCGCGCTGAAGCGGGTGGCACAGCAGCATGGCCACGAGTTCAGGGCGTACTCCTCCGCCTGCGGCAGGAAGGGGGAGCGCAAGATGACCTTCATCCACTCAAAGCTCCTCCTGGTCGACGACCGCTTCCTCACCGTCGGTTCCGCGAATGCCACGAACCGGAGCATGGGACTCGACACGGAGATCAACGTGAGCTGGGAGGCGGAGGAGGGGGAGGGCTCGCCTCTCACCGACTCCCTGCGCACGGTGCGCGCCACTCTCCTCGCGGAGCACGCGGGGCTTCTCGGCGAGGACCGTCTCTTCGAGAAGATCGAGGGGGTGGTCTCCACTCTCGATACCCTTGCCGATGATCCCGACTGCCGGCTGTGCCACTATGCCCCGAACGGAGCTCTGGAGGAGAGCGTCTGGCCCGAGGCGCTCGAGCCGATAGCCCGCTTCGTCGATCCGGAGAAACCTGTCCTGGAGGAGTTCGTGTACGAGAACCTCTCCCGTTACGAGACGAGCTCCCTCCTGAAGGGGGTAGCCATCATCAGCCAGTGGCTCTCCGCGCTGTAAAGACCTGCCCCGTGCGGATCTCCGCACAGCGAAACCTGCATTACAAAAAATTTATGATACCCTTGGCTTGGTGCCGTGCGGTGGGTAGAGCGCTGCACGGCACTGTCGCTGCCTTTACGATGAGTGCGCCGCAAGGCGCGCAGGGTGACCGGAACCGTCCAACAGGGAAGAGAATCATGAGACCGTTACTGCGCTTCTTACTGACTTTCGCAGCGATGGCAACTCTCGCATCCTGCGCCTCCACCCCCATCCCCCAACAAGCACCTGCCCCTCCCCAGTGGTCCTTCGAACGGGAGGCGATCCGCCTGCGACTCGTAGGGGACCAGCAGCTGAACCTCTACCACAAGACGCCGCACGCCCTGGTGACCTGCCTGTACCAGCTGCGCGACCCGAACGCCTTCAACCAGGCGGTCGGGGAGCC
The DNA window shown above is from Geomonas sp. RF6 and carries:
- a CDS encoding glycoside hydrolase family 15 protein → MEEHLLRSGEPYPPISDYGFIADCSCTALVSRDGSVDWCCIPRVDSPSCFGRLLGWQTGGFFRIAPLAPYRVRRSYLQHTLILETVFTTESGSVRLLDLFPVGGGRVMQSYQQLLRIVEGVEGEVPVRVTIVPRFDYGGIQPWIKRYRKESFIALGGCNGLLLSGDLPLEQVDRHALGATVTLSSGERRRVSILHRPPELLDGDAVDPPDVAEMEWRFEESVRWWRGWCQSEKTTTAAPDLVLRSALVLKGLSNCATGAIAAAATTSLPEAPGGPRNWDYRYSWIRDSVFTVRALTEIGYHEESDAFRRFIERSTAGSVDELQIMFGVGGERHLEEYRVATLEGYDGAAPVRVGNVASRQLQLDVYGELLDHAWRWHQLGASPDDDYWDFLTHLVGAVARNWRRKDHGIWEMRGQARHFVFSKVMCWAAVDRAVSLARELGREAPLEEWSALARDIGESVENEGYDRERGIFVQYFGGRELDASLLLMPMTGFLAWDDPRMVRTVDAIQEELSEGGLLRRYAAGSDGLEGREGVFIACSFWLTECLARQGRWQEAREAFARAVATGNDLGLFPEEYDTGTGRMLGNFPQALTHLSLIGAALALEGKEGGQ
- a CDS encoding endonuclease/exonuclease/phosphatase family protein, yielding MPKTLTIMTYNVHSSIGMDGKASPLRIAEVIDVLNPDVVAMQELDARLVRTDMIDQAHLIARTLQMYYHFHPSLQVEEGEGEYGNAILSRFPVRLVKAGPLPEEPVHASFERRGALWTEIEVEGSPLQIVTTHFGLNRRERLLQAQAITGEEWIGSTGCTPPLVLCGDFNAVPGSGAYRRLTKGLRDAQRELQWQMPFGTWPVRFPMLRIDHLFISEGLAVRAVKVPRTPLTRVASDHLPLLVTVELL
- a CDS encoding phospholipase D-like domain-containing protein yields the protein MSIVKSGINCKGVYETGGSGVIIDSRDYYRAFYHTARQARHYILLAGWQFDSEVALLRGEEAALADRDVRFLHFLEELCEKSPDLEVYILAWDFSVIFSLEREWFQTLIFDWSTIDRLHFRFDGKHAVGATHHQKFVIVDGQIAFLGGMDICASRWDDRLHLEKNPLRVDADGTAYGGYHDIQSYHTGPVVKELIALFAQRWLDSGGDALIFPTVTAPLDLGGVRGIPITAGTVAVSRTQALNLEPPQPEIHEIRRLFIDAILSAQRLIYLENQYFSSQACYWALVQRMTAPERPKLQIVLVLPQLLPFTEELFLGVPQMRMLRALKRVAQQHGHEFRAYSSACGRKGERKMTFIHSKLLLVDDRFLTVGSANATNRSMGLDTEINVSWEAEEGEGSPLTDSLRTVRATLLAEHAGLLGEDRLFEKIEGVVSTLDTLADDPDCRLCHYAPNGALEESVWPEALEPIARFVDPEKPVLEEFVYENLSRYETSSLLKGVAIISQWLSAL